The Bacillus spongiae genome segment TTTGTCGATCAGGTCAAAGTATATACAAAAGGCGGAGACGGCGGAAACGGAATGGTTGCGTTTCGCCGTGAAAAATACGTTCCAAAAGGTGGACCAGCTGGTGGTGACGGCGGGAAAGGCGCTGACGTCATTTTTGAGGTGGATGAAGGCTTAAGAACATTAATTGATTTTCGTTATCAACGTCATTTTAAAGCTCCGCGTGGAGAGCACGGGATGTCAAAAAATCAGCACGGAAAAAATGCTGAACCAATGGTCGTAAAGGTCCCACCAGGTACGGTCGTCAAGGATGATGATTCAAAAGAAGTCATCGCCGATTTAGTTCAGCATGGTCAAAGAGCGGTTATCGCCAAAGGTGGTCGTGGTGGAAGAGGGAATTCTCGATTCGCTACTCCAGCAAATCCAGCCCCTGAGCTTTCAGAAAAAGGAGAACCAGGTCAAGACCGCTATATTGTTATGGAGTTAAAATTACTTGCAGATGTAGGATTAGTCGGTTTTCCAAGTGTTGGGAAATCAACTCTTCTTTCTGTCGTTTCGTCTGCAAAGCCAAAAATTGCTGCCTACCATTTTACTACAATAGCACCTAATTTAGGAATGGTAGAGACGGATGATAGTCGAAGTTTCGTAATGGCCGACCTGCCCGGTTTAATTGAAGGTGCATCTGAAGGAATAGGTTTAGGACACCAATTTTTACGTCATGTCGAGCGGACGAGAGTAATTGTTCATGTTATTGATATGTCTGGGATGGAGGGAAGAGATCCATACGAAGACTACTTGACGATCAATGAAGAATTGAAGGAATACAATTTGCGGTTAACAGAACGCCCTCAAATTATTGTGGCGAGTAAAATGGAGCTTCCTGACGCTGAAGAAAACTTAGCTCGATTTAAAGAAAAGCTCCCTGGTGATTACCCTGTGATGCCAATTTCGTCTGTTACTAGAATGGGGCTAAAGGAATTGCTATTTGCAATTGCTGATTTACTAGAAACGACTCCTGAGTTTCCATTATTGGAAGATGAAGAAGAGGCAATTAATCGCGTACTTTACAAACATGATCAAACGAGCGAAGATTTTCTTATTTCACGTGAATCAGACGGTAGTTTTGTTGTAAGTGGCTATACAGTGGAACGATTGTTTAAAATGACTGATTTTACACGAGATGAGTCTGTCAGACGATTTGCAAGGCAGCTTAGAGGGTTAGGAGTAGACGAAGCCCTTAGAGAGAAAGGGGCAACGGACGGAGATACTGTACGCTTATTAGAATATGAA includes the following:
- the obgE gene encoding GTPase ObgE, which gives rise to MFVDQVKVYTKGGDGGNGMVAFRREKYVPKGGPAGGDGGKGADVIFEVDEGLRTLIDFRYQRHFKAPRGEHGMSKNQHGKNAEPMVVKVPPGTVVKDDDSKEVIADLVQHGQRAVIAKGGRGGRGNSRFATPANPAPELSEKGEPGQDRYIVMELKLLADVGLVGFPSVGKSTLLSVVSSAKPKIAAYHFTTIAPNLGMVETDDSRSFVMADLPGLIEGASEGIGLGHQFLRHVERTRVIVHVIDMSGMEGRDPYEDYLTINEELKEYNLRLTERPQIIVASKMELPDAEENLARFKEKLPGDYPVMPISSVTRMGLKELLFAIADLLETTPEFPLLEDEEEAINRVLYKHDQTSEDFLISRESDGSFVVSGYTVERLFKMTDFTRDESVRRFARQLRGLGVDEALREKGATDGDTVRLLEYEFEFVE